Below is a genomic region from Miniphocaeibacter halophilus.
TCTATAGGCAAATATATAGCCTCCAATTATTAAAATCATTATTACTATAAAGAAAAAAATCATAGTCCACTTCCTTTTATATATTTTATTTTAAAGAACAAAAATTACTCTAATTTACCCCTTATGGAATTATATAGCTCTTCCGTTTCCTTTTTTGTACTTTCATTAAAAATATATTTCTGATTCTTAGTATCAACTACAATATGAAAATCATTGTCATTGTAGGAATACAGTCTAACGCTTCCCCATTCTTCAAATTTAAAACTTCCAAAATTTTGTTTTGAATTACTTCCTCCATTTGACCTATATCCTTTAGGGAATTCCTTTATTTTTTCAAATTCTATATTCTTTATATCCTTTAATTTAATTTCATCCTTGTAGATATTAGAAGACACTTTTAAATAACTATTATTTAAATCATAATTGAAATCACTTGTTCCAGTTGCAAACATTGAAAAGAATATAAGCAAAAAGGTCGAAAGCAAAATTCCTAACACTGTAATTCTACCTTTTAAAGTTCCTGTATTTATAGTCATACCTATTGAAACTTTTTTCTCCACAAATATTCTATTGTCATAGGGATTGTTGTATCCAAAATAGTCATAAAAGTCTCCGGTGTTATTTATATTATTTTTACCAATATAATATTTTTTATTTAATGTGCTATACCTAATGAAAAAAATGAATATAGCAATAATATTAACAAGCAGTGAAATTAATATTGTATTTATAATCAAATTATATCTTTCCTTTAAAATTAAATGCATTAATATAGAAAGACTGCAGGTAAAAATATTTATAGCAATAAATTGGTTTAAAACTACCTTATTAGACTTTATTTTTCCAAATTATATGCATAATTTTCTTCAAACTTTTCACTAAGATAATTATAATTTTCAGACTTCATAATAAAGGTGAAAATTAAAATATTAGCTGATGCAAATAAAGGAAAAAATGCTGATTCACTTAAGTTTGGAAGAAATATAAAAATACTTATCGATAAAAGTAAGACTATTAATGAGCCATATAGTGCAAAATTATATTCAGCCTTTAAATTAGAGTTAAGCAGTTTTGTATCTATGAAAACATCTGTGGGAAATTGCCAATTATTTTCTATTTTCAAAGTAAGAACCTTTTTCCTCTGATTATTTAAATAAATATCAATTATTAACTGAATTAATAATATTATTATTAGTAAAAAAATATAATAATTTGCTTTATAAAAAAATAAACAACTTCCAATTAGAATAAATATAATACTTAATAGAGATAATATTTTTAAAAATTTAAGGGGTTTTTTAGAAATTTCAGATATTTCTTCATTGTCTTTTTCAGAATAGGGAATTTTCACCAAAAAGATTTCTCCATTATTATATTTTAGAGTTTTCTTATTCCAATAGTACATTAAAAAAACAACCGGTATCAATATACTATTATAAATTAAAAATAGAATTAACATCTATTTTACCTCTCCGTATTCTTTAGTAGTATTATTAATCATCTCTATTATTTTCTCTATACTGAAACCTCTAACTATTGACTCTGTTACCATAAGTTCCACTTCATTATTTAGTTTTGATAAAAACAATTCATTAGCTACAATGTCCTCTCTTACTGTAACACCATTTCTTCCTTCTGTTCTTACAATACCTTCTTCTTTTAAAATCTGATAGGTTTTGTTTACAGTCATTGGATTAAGACCAACTTGTTTAGCCATATCCCTAACTGTTGGAAGTTTTTCTCCCGGATTTATTTCTTTACTAGCAATCCTCTTTATAATTTCATTTCTTAACTGTAAATACACAGGAGTGCTGGATTGCATATTTAATTTTATAATCATATTGTCACCTCTTTGTATTAATAATTATAATACATTATTGTATAGTATACAATAATACAATGTATTTAATTTGAAAAATATTTTCTGGAAAATAAAAAAAGAACCATAATTTCTTATGATTCTTTAATAGCTAAATTTAATACTTCATCAATAGTTTCAACATAAGAAAATTGTAATAATTTTCTTACTTTATTTGGAATTAACTCTACATCTTTTTCATTGGCCTTTGGTAGTATAATATTTTTTATTCCATATCGGTTTGCTGCTAATACTTTTTCTTTAACTCCACCAATTGGTAAGACTCTACCCCTTAAGGTAATTTCTCCTGTCATGGCAATGTCATGGCTTACTTTCTTACCTGATAAGGCCGAAACTAAAGCCGTAATAATTGAAACACCTGCCGATGGTCCATCTTTTGGTACAGCTCCTTCAGGGAAATGTAGATGAATATCCTTATTTTTATAAAACTCACCTTTTATTCCTAATTTTTCTTGGTTACTTCTTATAAAGGATACTGCAGCCATAGCCGATTCTTTCATTACGTCCCCAAGCATGCCGGTTAATTGTACTTTTCCGCTACCTTCCATAACAGTTGCTTCAATAGTTAATATTTCTCCACCTGTTTCAGTCCAAGCAAGTCCATTAACTACTCCTACCATGTCTTCTTTAGGAATGTCATCATCAACAATTTTCACATTACCTATATATTTTTCCAAATTTCTCAAGGAAATTCTAACAGCTTTTTTATTTTTTTCCACTATATCCATTACAGCTTTTCTTACAGCCTTAGAAATTAATCTTTCTAAATTTCTAACTCCTGCTTCTCTTGTATAATTTGTAATCATTTTCTTAACAGAATCTGTTGAAATTGAAAACTGATTTGGTTTTAAGCCATGCTCTTTAACTTGTTTAGGTATTAAATATTTTTCAGCAATATTTAGTTTTTCAAATTCAGTATAGCCGGAAATTCTTATTATTTCCATTCTATCTAGCAAGGCTGCTGGAATGGTATTTAATGAGTTTGCTGTAGTAACAAACATTACTTTAGATAAATCAAATGGAATTTCAATATAGTTATCTATAAAAGCGTCATTTTGAGCAGGGTCTAAAACCTCTAATAAAGCAGATGCAGGATCCCCTCTAAAATCTGAGGACAGTTTATCTATTTCATCTAGTAAAAATACCGGATTTGTTGTACCAGCATCTTCCATTAGCTTAATTATTCTACCAGGCATAGCCCCAATATAGGTTTTTCTATGACCTCTAATTTCAGCCTCATCTCTAACTCCACCTAATCGCATACTAACAAAGTTTCTATTTGTAGCTCTAGCTATGGATTTTACAATTGATGTTTTACCTACTCCCGGTGGTCCAACTAAACATAATATTGGCCCCTTTAAACCCTTTGTCATTTTTTTAACTGCAATAAATTCCAATACTCTTTCTTTAACATCTTCCAGTCCATAGTGGTCCTCTTCTAGAATATCTCTTGCCTTTTTAATGTCATATTTTTCTTTTGTAGTTTTATTCCAAGGCAAACTTAATATTTCTTCAACATAGGAACGAATTACATTTACATCCGGACTTCCAGGTGAAAGGATATTCAATCTATTTATTTCTTTTAATACGTGCTCTTCTGACTTTTTATTTAATTTTAATTTTTTTAATTGTTCTGTATATTTAAAAGCTATTTCTTCGTCATCATCTTCGCCTAATTCCTGTCTAATAGCCATTAATTGTTCTTTTAAATAATATTCCCTTTGGTTTTTACTAATTTGTTTAGAAACTTTTTTATTAATTTCTTCTTCGATTTTTAAATATTCGATTTCTTTTAATAAGATACCATGTAATATTTCAAGTCTTTTATAAATATCCAGTTCTTTTATTATATTAAAATAGTCATCGCCTTCTAGGTTTATATAGGAAGCAACAATATCAGCTAAACGACTTGGATCATCCTGTTCCAGTATTGGCAATATCATTTCTGTTGAAATATTTGGATTTAAACTAATATATTCTTTGGCATCATTTACTACTAATCTAGTAATAGCTTTTAAATTATCATCAAGTACAACTTTTTCTTCGTTATAAACATATTCTTTTAGCTCTGCTTGAATGTAATTATCTTCAAAAATAAATTCTTTCGCTTCTGCCCTACTTATTCCTTCGACCAATATTCTCATATTGCCATTAGGTAGTTTTAAGGTCTGTTTTATTTCTGCAATAACGCCAGTGTCATAAAAATCACCTATTTTAGGTTCATCAATACTAGCATCTTTTTGTGCCGTTAAAAAAATCAATGAATCTTTTATCATAGATTCATTTAATGCATTTATAGAAATATCCCTTCCTACATCAAAATGAATAATAGTATTAGGAAATATCCATATACCTCTCATTGGTATAATAGGTAATCTAATATTTTTTACTTCATAAGTAATATTTTTATTCATAAAACCCTCTCTAAAAAAAATAGCTCACAATAGTGAGCTTTTTATTTTTTATTAAAAACCAACTTTGGTTCTGAACCTTTAATTATAGTATCTGCATCTATAATAACCTCTTTAACATCTTCTCTAGAAGGTATTTCAAACATAATATCCATTAGGGTTTCTTCAATAATGGACCTTAATCCTCTAGCTCCAGTTTTACGGTCAAAAGCTTTCTGTGCAATAGCCTTTAAACCTTCTTCTGTAAATGTTAATTCAACATTATCCATTTTAAACAATTCTTCGTATTGTTTTACTATTGCATTTTTAGGTTCAACTAATATTCTCATAAGAGAATCAATATCCAATTCTTCTAAGGTTACTATAACCGGAATTCTACCTATTAATTCTGGTATTAAACCATATTTTAATAAGTCTTCCTGTCTAATATCTTTAATTAGTTCTCCAATTTTTGATTCTTTTCTATCTCTAATATCAGCTCCAAAGCCGATAGATTTTGTCTCTTTTCTTTGTTCAATAATTTTTTCAATGCCTTCAAAGGCACCACCAAAAATAAATAATATATTTGTTGTATCGATTTGTATATACTCTTGATGAGGATGTTTTCTTCCACCTTGAGGTGGAACATTTGCAACCATGCCTTCTATGATTTTCAACAATGCTTGTTGAACTCCTTCACCACTAACATCTCTGGTAATGGAAGGATTAGCCGATTTTCTTGTAATTTTATCTATTTCATCTATATAGATAATGCCACGTTCAGCTCTTTCAATATCATAATCAGCTGCTTGGACTAATTTTAATATTACATTTTCCACATCTTCGCCAACATAACCAGCTTCAGTAAGAGATGTTGCATCTGCAATTGCAAAAGGTACATCTAATGTTTTAGCTAAAGTCTGTGCCAATAGAGTTTTACCGGATCCTGTTGGGCCAATTAATAATATATTGGACTTTTGAAGTTCAATATCCGTATTGTTGTAATTGCTATTTATTCTCTTGTAATGATTATAAACAGCTACAGATAAAGCTTTCTTTCCTACTTCTTGTTGAATAACATATTGGTCAAGAATTTTTTTCATTTCTATAGGTTTATAAAGCTTCTCATCTAAGTGAGAAGCTCCTTTTTCTTTAAAAATTTCATCCTCAATTATATCGTTACATAGTTTAACGCATTCGTCACAAATATAAACATTTGGTCCTGCTATTAATCTATTAACCTCATCAGAAGTTTTTCCACAAAAAGAACAACTAATCTTTTTTTCTTCTATTTCTGACATATATTCCCCTATTTAGACTTGTCTATAACTTCGTCTATTAATCCATATTCCTTTGCTTCCTTAGCATCCATATAATTATCTCTATCTGTGTCTTTTTCAATAATCTCTAATGGTTGTCCAGTTCTTTCAGCTAGGATATCATTTAATCTTGCTCTTGTTTTTAATATTTTTTCAGCTTGAATTCTAATATCTTCAGCTTGTCCTTGTGCTCCACCTAATGGTTGGTGAATCATTATATCTGCATTTGGTAAAGAAAATCTCTTTCCCTTAGTACCTGCAGCAAGTAAAAATGCTCCCATACTTGCAGCCATACCAATACAAATTGTACTTACATCACATTTAACATATTGCATTGTATCATATATGGCAAATCCTGCACTAACTGAACCACCTGGAGAATTAATATATATTTGAATATCTTTTTTAGGATCTTCAGATTCTAAAAAAAGTAATTGTGCTACAACTAAATCAGCCATAACATTATTAATTTCTCCACTTATAAAAATTATTCTATCTTTTAATAGTCTGGAAAAAATATCATAAGATCTTTCCCCTCTATTTGTTTGCTCTACTACCATTGGTACTAATGCCATAATTTTGCCTCCTTTAAATATCTTTTATTTAGATTCCTCTTTAAAGTTGACCATACTAACAAGTTTATCTACTGCTTTTTTCTTTTTAACATTTTCAGCAATAATTTCTAAGTTACCTGATTTTTTCATATTTTTAATGAATTTATCTTTATTTTTTGAATCATATTGTTCTGCTAATTCATTTAATTCTTTATCTACTTCTTCATCAGAAGCTTCTATACCTTCAGCTTCAATTAAAGCTTCTATAGCTAAGTCAGATTTTACTTTTCTTTCTGCATTAGGTTTTAATTCTTCTTTAGTATCTTCTTCTGAAGTGTTAGTAATGGAAAAATACTGTTCTGCATTTAAGCCCATTCCTTGTATTCTATAAAGGAAATCTTCATATTCTCTTTCAATTTCATTTTTTACCATTGAATCTGGTATTTCAACTTCCATTACATCAATTAAGGCTTCTATAGCTTTATTTTCTTTATCTATTTTTTTTCTAGATTCGTTTTGTTCTTCTAAATCAATTTTTATGTTATTTCTATATTCTTCTAAAGTATCAAATTCTGAAACATCTTTAACAAATTCATCATCTAATTCAGGTAAAACTTTTTCTTGTATGGAATTTAATTTAACTTCAAATACTACATCTTTTCCCTTTAAAGTTTCCTCTTGGTAATCTTCAGGGAAGGTTACATTAACTTCAAATTCCTCTCCAATTTTCTTACCTATTATCTGTTCTTCAAATCCCGGTATAAATGTATTTGAACCAATTGTTAATTCATAATTTTCAGCCTGTCCACCTGGAAATAATTCTCCATCTAGTTTTCCTGCAAAATCTATATTAACAATGTCTTTGTCCTTTACTTCTCTATCTTCTATACTAACTAATCTTGAATTAGATTCTAAAGCACTATTAATAACTCTTTCAATATCCTCTTCTTTAACTTCATAGGATTCTAATTCTGCTTCAAGATTACTGTAATCGCCTAATTTAGGTTCTGGCTTTACATCAACTTCAAATTTTATTTTAACAGGGTTTTCCCTATTTAATTCATCGATATCAATTTCCGGATTATCTACTGGATCTAAATCCAATTCATTTAATGCTTCTTCGTATACTTCTGGTAATAATATATTTATAGCATCTTCATAAAAAATACCTTCGCCATAATTCAGTTCAATTATTTTTCTAGGTACCTTTCCCTTTCTAAATCCTGGTATTGAAAATCTTTTTTTATTTTTAATATAAGCTTTTTGTATAGCTTCTTCAAATTTATTTTGTGCTACTTCCACAGTAAACACTGCTCTATTTTTTTCTTTATTTACTAAAACTGCGCTCATAATTATTCCTCCAAATATAAAATGTACAACTACTCACATTGACTAAGTATATCATATTTTTTTCTATTTTGCATTAAAAAAAGACTACATAAGTAGTCTCTTATTTTACGCCATAATATGAGGCAATTGTACTAGCCATATTTTTAGCTAATGTTTCTGCTTTTGACTCATATTTAGTAACATCTGCAAGATTATCATGGAAACAATGTTCAATTAACATTCCTGCTGGAGCCGCATTATTTCTTAAAACTCCATAGTAGTTTGATTTAGGATTAACTCCACTTGTATTTGCTCCATAATATCTGTACTTAACACCTCTATTTGATGTTCCCAAGGTTGATGATATGGTTTTTGTTAAATTAGTTGCCAATGAAGTTGCCCTTGCATTAACATCTTCATAGATTTCTACACCTTTGGCTGAGCCATTTAATGCATTTGTGTGTAAAGAAATAAATAAATCATAGCCTTTAGCAGATTGTCCACGTGATGCTAAAGAAGGATCTTTTCCTATACTAGCTCTAGTAGTACCTACTTGAATTCCATATGCTTCTAATTCTTTCTTTAAAAGTAATGAGAAATAATAATTTCCATCACCTTCATTTTTCCATCTTGGTCCAACATAACCCCTATTATGGGATGAGCCGGCACCGTGTCCCGGGTCCAATAATATTTTAACAGAAGTATTACTTCCTTGAATAGATGAACTATTATATATTTCATTTAAAGTTTTTTGTACACTATTTTCATATTCTTTACTAACACTAGCTGGACCACCATAAATATTTATAGTTTTTGCCTTAGATGAAGTAATATATCCCTTTAAATCTGCACTAACTGAATTGCCTTCTACTAGTACAACTGGGGAATTGTTCAAACCTGCTACTGATGCACCACTTAAAGAATCTGCAAAAGTATTTCCAGTTGCTAAATTAATAATACTTGTTGAGCTAAAATAATTTTTAGCTAAATTAATACTTGTTCCATATCTATTAGCTCCATGTACTCTTGTAACGGACTTGCTTTCTGCTTTT
It encodes:
- a CDS encoding PH domain-containing protein, which codes for MIINTILISLLVNIIAIFIFFIRYSTLNKKYYIGKNNINNTGDFYDYFGYNNPYDNRIFVEKKVSIGMTINTGTLKGRITVLGILLSTFLLIFFSMFATGTSDFNYDLNNSYLKVSSNIYKDEIKLKDIKNIEFEKIKEFPKGYRSNGGSNSKQNFGSFKFEEWGSVRLYSYNDNDFHIVVDTKNQKYIFNESTKKETEELYNSIRGKLE
- a CDS encoding GntR family transcriptional regulator — its product is MIIKLNMQSSTPVYLQLRNEIIKRIASKEINPGEKLPTVRDMAKQVGLNPMTVNKTYQILKEEGIVRTEGRNGVTVREDIVANELFLSKLNNEVELMVTESIVRGFSIEKIIEMINNTTKEYGEVK
- the lon gene encoding endopeptidase La codes for the protein MNKNITYEVKNIRLPIIPMRGIWIFPNTIIHFDVGRDISINALNESMIKDSLIFLTAQKDASIDEPKIGDFYDTGVIAEIKQTLKLPNGNMRILVEGISRAEAKEFIFEDNYIQAELKEYVYNEEKVVLDDNLKAITRLVVNDAKEYISLNPNISTEMILPILEQDDPSRLADIVASYINLEGDDYFNIIKELDIYKRLEILHGILLKEIEYLKIEEEINKKVSKQISKNQREYYLKEQLMAIRQELGEDDDEEIAFKYTEQLKKLKLNKKSEEHVLKEINRLNILSPGSPDVNVIRSYVEEILSLPWNKTTKEKYDIKKARDILEEDHYGLEDVKERVLEFIAVKKMTKGLKGPILCLVGPPGVGKTSIVKSIARATNRNFVSMRLGGVRDEAEIRGHRKTYIGAMPGRIIKLMEDAGTTNPVFLLDEIDKLSSDFRGDPASALLEVLDPAQNDAFIDNYIEIPFDLSKVMFVTTANSLNTIPAALLDRMEIIRISGYTEFEKLNIAEKYLIPKQVKEHGLKPNQFSISTDSVKKMITNYTREAGVRNLERLISKAVRKAVMDIVEKNKKAVRISLRNLEKYIGNVKIVDDDIPKEDMVGVVNGLAWTETGGEILTIEATVMEGSGKVQLTGMLGDVMKESAMAAVSFIRSNQEKLGIKGEFYKNKDIHLHFPEGAVPKDGPSAGVSIITALVSALSGKKVSHDIAMTGEITLRGRVLPIGGVKEKVLAANRYGIKNIILPKANEKDVELIPNKVRKLLQFSYVETIDEVLNLAIKES
- the clpX gene encoding ATP-dependent Clp protease ATP-binding subunit ClpX; the encoded protein is MSEIEEKKISCSFCGKTSDEVNRLIAGPNVYICDECVKLCNDIIEDEIFKEKGASHLDEKLYKPIEMKKILDQYVIQQEVGKKALSVAVYNHYKRINSNYNNTDIELQKSNILLIGPTGSGKTLLAQTLAKTLDVPFAIADATSLTEAGYVGEDVENVILKLVQAADYDIERAERGIIYIDEIDKITRKSANPSITRDVSGEGVQQALLKIIEGMVANVPPQGGRKHPHQEYIQIDTTNILFIFGGAFEGIEKIIEQRKETKSIGFGADIRDRKESKIGELIKDIRQEDLLKYGLIPELIGRIPVIVTLEELDIDSLMRILVEPKNAIVKQYEELFKMDNVELTFTEEGLKAIAQKAFDRKTGARGLRSIIEETLMDIMFEIPSREDVKEVIIDADTIIKGSEPKLVFNKK
- the clpP gene encoding ATP-dependent Clp endopeptidase proteolytic subunit ClpP, coding for MALVPMVVEQTNRGERSYDIFSRLLKDRIIFISGEINNVMADLVVAQLLFLESEDPKKDIQIYINSPGGSVSAGFAIYDTMQYVKCDVSTICIGMAASMGAFLLAAGTKGKRFSLPNADIMIHQPLGGAQGQAEDIRIQAEKILKTRARLNDILAERTGQPLEIIEKDTDRDNYMDAKEAKEYGLIDEVIDKSK
- the tig gene encoding trigger factor; protein product: MSAVLVNKEKNRAVFTVEVAQNKFEEAIQKAYIKNKKRFSIPGFRKGKVPRKIIELNYGEGIFYEDAINILLPEVYEEALNELDLDPVDNPEIDIDELNRENPVKIKFEVDVKPEPKLGDYSNLEAELESYEVKEEDIERVINSALESNSRLVSIEDREVKDKDIVNIDFAGKLDGELFPGGQAENYELTIGSNTFIPGFEEQIIGKKIGEEFEVNVTFPEDYQEETLKGKDVVFEVKLNSIQEKVLPELDDEFVKDVSEFDTLEEYRNNIKIDLEEQNESRKKIDKENKAIEALIDVMEVEIPDSMVKNEIEREYEDFLYRIQGMGLNAEQYFSITNTSEEDTKEELKPNAERKVKSDLAIEALIEAEGIEASDEEVDKELNELAEQYDSKNKDKFIKNMKKSGNLEIIAENVKKKKAVDKLVSMVNFKEESK